The following DNA comes from Sander lucioperca isolate FBNREF2018 chromosome 2, SLUC_FBN_1.2, whole genome shotgun sequence.
CATCTTGTACCACCCTAGTGCCACAGCACCTACTTTGGAACCACTGACCTAGAGAGTATTTTAGTCAGTGCAAAGCTGGTCAGTTttaccatagaaataaaatggatagaaaggccattccCATTCATATCAACGCAGCAGAATCATAGACCATAAAAAAGATGAACGCATCTCCACTTCATCCCACTGTACAAAGGTGAAGCAAAAATATGCCGGATACGGACGCCGCCATCTTGGAATTTTTGAGCCAGAATCTGCGCAGTATTAATCAGGTGGTGGAATGGCTGGAGACACAGTATCAAAGTCCCGTCTGACCAAACCTGAGTCAATCACAGCTTGTTTttgacctatactgcagccagccaccagagGCTGATCCATATGTTTTGCCTTTACTTATACAGTCTGATGCATAGACTGATATGTATGGTCATTTGGTCATAGTGCCAGCCACTTTTCACAGACTAACCGTATAAACCGACTTGCCACAAATTTGGTAGTAACGTACAAACAAGCAGTGGCGTAGTAATGTTACGAAGCAGAGAGCCAGCCGCTAAATGAGTCAAGATGTCTTGCTCGGAAACAAAGTGTTGGTTCTTTGTACCCTGCTGCTAGTGGAGcaaatttttattattataataactattattattattattattattattattattattattattattattatcagcacTGTACTTCAAAAACCACAGGCAAATATCTAGTCAAGATAGATCACAGTGCCAGAAAGTACACATAAAAAATATTGCTCTGACTCTGGAATGATCCTGGAGCAGATAAGAGGAAATAAGGTCTTCCTATTTTGAGGCAGGAGGATTTTAGAGCAAGTAGAGTAGAAGGACCAGGAGGACTATGATCAATGTTTTACCTCGAGGAGGAGCTGCAGGGCTATGCTGAGCATCTGGGCGAGTGGGTGGCTTGAGTCCTGGTGGGAGAGGGATCCCACTGGGAACTCTCTGTGGCAGAAGACAAGAAAGGAAAGTCAGAGAAACAGCATCATTTTTCTAATGGTTAGAAAAACATAGAATATCTTCCCAGCAGGAAACTTGCATCTTTTGATGAGAAGAGCACAATAATCTTGTAACTGTTCCGGCTGATAGGCTTAACTGTAGCATTTGAAATTGTTATGTATTTTCCATGACACAACATTTTGCTGCCTGGTCTCTGGGGTGAAGCCGAGAAAGCTCTGCTCAGCATGAGTCTAATTTTGAGAAATCTGTGAAGTGCCGTCATTAAAGCTCTAAACTGAAGCCCAGTCTGTTTCCTTTCAAGATGAGCCTGAAATATATTAGGCAAAGCATCATAAAGTGTGGGGCGCCCAGAtatctcagttggtagagcgggcgcctatatacagaggtttactcctcaacgcagtgagcccgggttcgactccgacctacGTCCCTTTGCtgaatgtcattcccccctctctctcccctttcatgtatttagctgtcctgtcaaataaaggcctaaaaatgcccaaaaataatccccaaaaaaagaaaagcatcataAAGTATATTATTgcattacaatacattacattcTCCTTTTTGCCTTTGAACATCTTGACATCTGCAGGTTCAAGCAGGGATATTGGCAGAAGTCCTCTCTGAAAAATAAAGGACTAAAATCAGATACTAAAATATAAAAGAGACTAaattacagtgaaatacagcttTGTCACCAACCACGTTGGTAGAAATGATCTACTCCAttttctgcattcatttgttgACCACTTACCATATTACACCAATTTTAGCTATCCATGTCAGATCAGACTAAGGTGTTTTTGATGACCTACAAAACTGTAAATGCCTTCATGAATATTGGACTCAAATGTATCAGGTGAacacaaacatgactccaaatgaatgctaatgttgctacgTATCTGTACAGTGCATAGGCAACTGTgggcaacattttaaaaggtcataAGATGTAAATGATGTgtggccaaaaaataaaaaacttaaaacttCTAACTTTATATGTTATTGTATCTAAGTTTTATTTGTTAAAGCTCCATAAGAGTAGAGCTGCAAACATTAATCATGTAGTTAAATTATTACtaaaattaatcgccaactattttggtaATCGATTACAGTTTGGGTAattgttttaatgaaaaaaagtttaaattctctgattccagcttcttaaatgtgaatattttcaagtttcttcactcctctgtgacagtaactCTACTCCTCATGCTTTTAAATTAGTAGTAGTAAAAGtattttaattaaattgaattgagtaaactgaatatctttgagttgtggacaaaacaagacatgtgaggacgtcatcttgggctttggaaaacactgattgacatttttcaccattttctgacattttatagatcaaacaactaatctaaAACTAAactcgagaaaataatcaacagtttAATCGACTATgtaaataaacttaaaaaaaataatcagccTTACATAGGACAGTAAAACAATGATTTTTCTCAGGACATTGAAAACATCACAACACAACTCTTAAAAATCAGTCTATAAGATTTACACTGCATCTTTGTCTCATTATAGATTCATACATTCTCTCTCTACTCACCTGTCCATCATAGATGACAGTTGCCATCCCATCCCTGTCCTCCTCGCCAAATAAAAACACTGTGGCCCCTCCCGGCACAGTCAGCTGTCCCGGGCCCTGAGCCATGTAAGGGATCCGCATGCGCATGTATCGAGAGTCCCTTACAGGTGGTGAAAAGACAAAATCAGTCACACATCTACAAGCAATATTACTATACTATAATGTGTAGTTCAACAGCTCAGGTTAATAATATTTCTGTATGTATGGTGATAATACTCACTGAGCTCCATCCACCTTAGGCTCATAGAAACCAGGTTTCTGTGGTGAAGACAGAGTGGTAGTTAGCAAAGGGAGTGACTGACAACACTATCTTTATTCATAATGACACTGTGGTCATTCGTACCTGCAGCCTCAGAGGTTCAAAGCCTCCAAAATCATCATTGGGAATCATGGAGGTAATCACCTGCAAGCAGAGCATTATACATTACTGTTCTGCAACATTTTGCTTTGGTTTTTCCTCTCATTAGTAGTATAAAAGTAAACAAGAGCAAGATGGAGTAATTCAAGCATCTTACCATACACCCATAACACAACATTTGCCATGGGGACACTCTACCTTTGATTTGCCCAGGAAGTCTCTTTGCTGCAACTGCTCCACATCCTGTTTCCTGGGACGAAACACCACATCCTCAGGCACCAGGAGAGGAGCCAGTACCTCTTCCCTCTGTTATTGAAGTCAGAGTAAAGTGTTCTTTTTGTAATACAAATGACGATATTGTGTGTACATCTGTACTGTGTTTCCCAAGTGTCTTTTTTAGAATtctaaaatcattattttaagtCAGAATATTTAAGAAAAGCAATTAGAGGAAAAATGAATTTAATTTTCAGCTCTGGGCTTTTGGAGTAAGCTCTGACCTAAACACTCTGTATGTGTTTTGTGAAATTgttgttaaaccattttttaGAATAACCATAGCCATGAATATCTACAAAACTGTGACCTAAACCTATCACTTTAAGACACAATGAAATGGCCCCACTACTTCCTATGATAATGTCatttatgttgaaaaacgttttttttgaGTGGAACTAAACACAGTGAGATATCATTCTTAAGtcggcagtggtggcctaaaggttagagtgattaaggttagggttagatgcCTTGAAGTTGATGGTCGCAGCTCTGCCTTAAAGtcgatgttgggggcttaaaacaccatcgagcgctTCACTGAGTGAGTGTATTTAGGGCGTTCCTGGAAAACTGCAGGAATATCTCAGTGACACTTAACCtgattaaataaaaagtaaaaaaaatactaagaAAAAAAGCTTCTTTAGAAGAGGAAAGCTGATTGCTCTCAGAGGGGACAGAAAGGTGGGATTTCATTACACAAGCTTCACAGGTTGGAGTTTGGTCAGTTTTAGATGAAATTAAAGTTTGGCAAAAGTGATGGTGGCGTAGAAAGACagtgttttaacatttttataattgtgCCCTTCCTTAGATTTACTTTTGTTGTTCAATAACTGTACAGCATCATACCTACCTACTGCATGAAAAACCTGCCCTCAAGATAAATTGCTTTCGCTGCCCTTGCTGCTACCTACCTGGTAAATGCACACCAGCATGACCAAATGGAGCACAGTTCACTGTTATCTTTCACTTGTTATTCTTGTCACAGGAAGTTAAAGTTTCAATTTAATTGTGTCTTAAAGAAAAGAGTAAAGACAcaactttcattttttttgtcttactaGGTACATTAAGTATGACAATggcagaaatgcaaacaacaaacaaaataataaaaacagtgCAGGGGCAGTTGACTTTGGAAATTTGTCACCAAAGTCTAACTCGTGTCTTTTTCAGGTCTGTTCTGAAAGTTGTGACACTCACCAGGACGCTGTCCAAAGCCACCTCTATGTTTCCCCCTCgacttcctcctctctcctgggAGGCTGTCAGCAGGACCTCCTTGGCCTGCTCCCACAGGCCCATCCGACAGTACACAGCTGCTGCATTATATAATACCTGGGCGACACATCACAATTATACATTTCAGTTCCTTCCTGTTACAGTAATACTGCTGTTGTCTTTACTGTTGTGTGAAAACCCACTTACAGAGATTTTACATCATAATTTACCACAATATGGGGGGCTTTACCAATGAATTAATATACACTTAAATAACATGTCTGTCTTTCCAAACTTACTTTCTGaatttggtaaaaaaaactcCCCATGCACTGAAGTTTTAAGACACTGGAGGATGGAGCTATCAGCAAACTCCTTTTCTGCTACAAAGGCTAAAAAGCAGCATTATTATTCAAGTAGTCATCAGGGTGATATGTCAGTGCATTCGATGCTACTGTTGGAGCAGTGATTTATATAGCCGGAGAGAATTTGACAAAACAATTGTTGAGAACTGTAGCATGCTGCATTATTTATCCTTTTTTAAGTTGTCAAACTACCTTGGTGATGCTTGGGTCCTTTATGTATAAATTTAGATGCTCCAGTTCAGTTTGTTCAATTGTTAATTTGTGCTATAATTACTAATATATTGTTCTGTGGAATTGGTTCCCTGTGATGACAGCAAAACAATTGCTGCTTCTGTCACTGATGGAGACATTTCAACAACTAAGAgtctgtatttttattatttattttcaaaatgtatcaGCCTCTTAGCTGATCATTCAAATGATATGGAAAACAccaatatttcatattttagtAGGTTTAAGTTCAAGACGCATTAAAATTGTGTTATTtcgtgttttttgttttttttaaccataatTATTTAAAGATCCCATGAAATGGTATCAATACCTTGTTaacatttgattaattcaattgAATCAGTTATGTAGAAACAGGCAATTTGATTCAATAGGAAGCAGAAAGGCAGGATTGTTCAGGAATGTTTGAGCTAAACGTTAAATTCCACCTTGTGATATTCATACAAATGTATTCCTACAAAACAGacattagctgttagctatCTAGCTAGCAATGTAGACTGTGTGAGTGTTTATATGACAGCTCAGAGTCTTGACAGAATCCTAAATTCACCGGGTACTCCAGTTCTTTGTCTTATTTTCCTCTAGTTGCTCAACTTTATCTTTTTGTCTGTGCGTTCATGAATTGGAGTAAAAAAGTCTTGGGTCAACTCCTGTCTACATGTGTTTGTCGTACTTTGTGGCACCTAGGGTGAAAAGCATCTAATTGTGTGCAGTTACAACTTTCCAATTCTCTTCAGTCTAAACACACTTTATGAAACGTTTTTGATGACTTTATTGGTTGTACCTTTTATTGACACCCACTGATTTACACCCAGTACGAGGTCACCACTAAAGATGCAGCTTTTTACAGGAAGTaggatttttttgttgtatgtttaagtgtccatttcattggACCTTGAAGCTGTCTGTGcgtaaaatgtatgtatgtatatatggtCACATTAGCTTTAAACCCTGGCTGTAATGTTAGCTAGACTAAGCCATAGTTAACAAGCCCAGGTGCATTGTCTGTGGGCAACTACAGCATGTCTTATCTGTACTGTCAGAAATGTGTGATGTTATGTAACATTTTCTTCTCAATGAGGCTTTGTTAGCTTCCAGGTGTACTGTTTGAACTAAACAATGGAGGTGCAATGGAGATGATGACAAAGCAGTTCAGTTTTCATTCCTCAGTACTGACAGACCTCAtgggattgttttttttggctttttttccatTGTAATGTGTCAGAGGAAGCATGCTGAAGGCTGCCGTTCCGCTGTGTGAATGTAGGTGTGTAGTGCAGTGTGTCCGTGTGTATGAGGCTGAATGTCAGACCTGCCAGCTGTAGAGTTTGAATCGTAGTCCCAGCTGTCTGTAGTCAATGACCATGTTTCCTCTCATATGCTTCTGTGCCCAGATACAGTCTGACAGAGCCTCCTCCAACCTgaagacacagcaacacaaaaacagacacagatgCACAGTAGGCTAATGGATGAAAAACAGTTGATTTTCAAGATTAAAATGCAAAATCTACAAAAACTCTAAAATAAAATTCACAAATGTTGTGGTGTTACAGTGTTGTTATGGCACAGACTTTTTCTGCCATGTACAGTAATTTGTTCTCCGCTGCCTGGCAACCTAACAGGGAAGAAAAGTCTCCAGGAAGTGACTGCAAAAAATTGTCCAGCACATAACCACCCATATTACATGCCAAatgtgagctttagaggtgcagATCTTGTCAACTTTGGACAGAGCAAGGCTagccgtttccccctgtttccagtctttatgctaaactaagctaagctCAGCAGcttctggctgtagcttcacatTTACAGTGCAGGTAcgagtagggtgaccagacgtcttggtttgaccgggacagtcccgattctgagttgcgtgtcccgagttccgacaaaagcctgtcgggacgctaaaatgtcccggtttacaaccactatgaaattgtcccggttgtcagcAATTACATAGCCaacgtggtcttattatagcccggtcattaactaaacccatgtagaaagactaataaagcgtccagcgtatgattttttttaacaatgtgtgtgtcagtcaatcgtagcggtctgcgtctgcataatctgtgcagccagcgttacaatgtaGGCTGTATTTGTAAACTTTGTTGCAATGCCTCTGTCTTATTTTAACTAGTCCCTCCAGGTCCACTGGAAAGTCAGCGGATGAGCGCTGGGTGGAAAtggggacattctaaaacgtgaaaaagcttaacgtggtttaatatacctaaacaacgatcaatgattaccaaatttctctctcatattgctcctcaagagaaatttggtgatcattgatcgttgtttaggtacattaaaccacgttaagctttttccttacaatagcctcaatgaagcagaaacgcttaatgtctgATAACGTCCAttataattggactttgggttagattttttgacagttttcagtggttatgaggagcaatatgagagagaaatttggtgatcactgatcgttgtttaggtacattaaaccacattaatctttttccttacaatagcctcaatgaagcagaaacacttaatgtcaaataaatagataataaattaattcatgcatgaattcataattcatgtacccttaccgtaaagtgttaccataactttagttcaagcctgtggcagcagttccaaataattcatGCAAcgaaaaataccttttcacaacGTTTTTCACAAgatcagtgggtgcattttccaaaagaatgctttaattctgaaaaataaagttggtcccacacgaaactcactcaatgtcttttaatagcctattatttcttggatatgtaggctacataccaagaaaattcatgaatattaactgagataccccattatgttgtgagcagtaggcctacgtgtgctgttggcaaaattgtgtctaatctgtctgtctctatgtctgacctgggctggcacatgttcacgtaaaaaaagcgtgtgcgtgcacaAGCACTACGGTCATAGTGCCATAGTAGTTTCAAAAGACTTTAATGTAGTGTAGATTATAAATCAGTATTTAGAACAGCGTGCTGCCCCCTACCTGTCAATCTGCATCATCACTGCTGCTCTCTGGAAGAAGCCAACAGCAAGACGTGCATCCTTGGCAATGGCGAGGTCTAAAGCCTGGACATTACAGAGGGGGGTATACAAAGTTGAGATTGGACACACACAAGTATTACAACACGCTTCCTTTTTTACAATCAGACAGTGTAAATATCTAGCAGTAATATTCTAACGTATTGATAAGGGTAAAGATAGCACATAGAGGTTTAATATCAAGAGTCAGCTGCTGCTTGAATTTTGACATTCCAGTTATAAGATGATCCCTCTAACAACGTCACTAATGGCAGACGAGTTCATCACAGACAAACATGGCCGTATAGGCTGTTAAGTCCCATACATCCCAAATATATAATGATGGGGCGTTGTAAAACTTGGGTTTTGGTTAATTCTTGTCTtctaaaaaacatctcctcttACAATAATCCAGTCTGCAGCTGCAAATCTTAAAGCTTAAGCGCGTAACTTCTGATagtaatgaacgtccgttaacttacattcaagccattgccaaatgagttgctacaaagctaattaagactatcggctccacacaactctctctgtatttctcagtatggcgatgttcagaagattgtgtcctggtgactttcccgcgcagaagctcgaatgaagataataacctcttctgtagagtccatcatgtttttttaatcctccgtgtcctccttggctacaagcaaCTGCTTGGAGGAGGGTTGGGAGCGCGTGcgcgatcacgtaaggcttgtatcatgtggacgcgctgacagttttgttgtcattactaagtattcctcatgggggcgacagaaactacgcactatagctttaataatgtttttatgAATGTATGTCACTCTAGAGTCTCTGCTTTTGTTTTCCAGAAAAACTTAAATAGTCAATTGAAGTGGTCTTCCTGATAAACTAAAGAGCTATAGCAAGTGTGATGTTGGCGTTGTTGTTCTTGGCTTATAACTGATCTATAAAGCATatgaaaatgatttattaaatataaaaaaaacattagttgCTTATATAAACCTTTATATGTACCACAAACGTTATGGGTTGTAATGGGAATTATAATTAAATAGCAAAGTAGTGATGTCTGAGAGTTTGAATCACTTCAAAGTATTGACAGAAATGTCAGGATCCCCCCCTACCAACCTCTTCATtatcaacacaacacaacacacagacctTCAAGGCCAGGGCCAGCTGTCCCAGAACCAGGTGAGCTGAGGCAGCATTAAACAAAATGCGAGATGTGGGTTCACTGATCTCCTCGAGTTTGGACAGAGCTCCATGCCAGTCCTTGGCATCCACCGCCTGCACCGCCTCATCCCACAACCGAAGTAACTCAGTGTAAAGCATTCTGGAAGGCAAAATACAACAGACGTAAATATACAACAGAGGAGGTTTGTCTTTGCTTTCGCTTTTTTGAGAGTTGGTGGAAAAAATGGTGGAAGATGAAATGAGTTTCGTGTCTCTGTCTGTAAAATTAGTGATGACATTTTGGATTTAAGTAAAGGATAAACTTATAACCTTGTTCTACTACTTTTACCTTtactactacttttttttttattaaataaaagctattatcacatttcttttttctctttctatcACATGACATGAATTAAAGAGAGCTCCAAAGGTCTTTGAAGTTGGTGTAGATCCTAGATAAATGTAATACAGAAACAGAGGTGAACACACCCTCTGACACATGTATTAGAGTGACAGCACAAAAATATCTGATCGGGATAAATATTACGTCTGTTGAAGCAATATGTATTGTTCGAATACATTTCATTTGAGTGGGATTTGATAGGATGTTACACCACTATCATTTTCCATGCATCTTAGTTCTGCATTATCACTGTATGTTTTTGTGGATTTCTTTACTGCTCCTGTTTAGTTTTCTTTCTATTAAAATTTAAAGCACGTTCCTATTATTTTATTACGTAATAAATATATTAGATTAGATAAAATAGTAATTGGATAAGCCAACATGAAGGACTTTACACAAAATGAACTATAATTCTTAGAATATTGATAGTTATAAGCCCAGTGGATTACTGAATTTGTCTGAATTTACAGCTAAGTGGAAAAAGGTAGAGTAAAAGATATGTAGGCTGGGTCaaacatgaatacacacacaacccCACACCTTACCTGTTAACTATCTcatataaataacaaattaataaatattaaaaagtataaaagagAAAACCTACGGAGAAAGTGCACTGATGTTATTCATTAAAATTGTTCACAATTTTATTTGAATACTTCCTTGTACCTTTAGAATCCTAATACAAGCTACATTTTCTATCAGAGAAACTTTAAAATCCTTTACATTCAGACTGCTTACCTTTTGCTGCTAAATGAGAGGCCAGTGAGAGTTCAGTCAGTGTCCAGCTCTACCTCGATGCCTGCTGCATTCCACACTCTGCCAACGGGGAAGTAAGAGTGAGTAAAACAAGCCTAGTCTACACCCTGCTGCAACCAGGAAGT
Coding sequences within:
- the LOC116050668 gene encoding NADPH oxidase activator 1-like isoform X1; amino-acid sequence: MLYTELLRLWDEAVQAVDAKDWHGALSKLEEISEPTSRILFNAASAHLVLGQLALALKALDLAIAKDARLAVGFFQRAAVMMQIDRLEEALSDCIWAQKHMRGNMVIDYRQLGLRFKLYSWQVLYNAAAVYCRMGLWEQAKEVLLTASQERGGSRGGNIEVALDSVLREEVLAPLLVPEDVVFRPRKQDVEQLQQRDFLGKSKVITSMIPNDDFGGFEPLRLQKPGFYEPKVDGAQDSRYMRMRIPYMAQGPGQLTVPGGATVFLFGEEDRDGMATVIYDGQRGLLPISLLEPADVKMFKGKKENRVPSGIPLPPGLKPPTRPDAQHSPAAPPRVHFTSDTPPPSYATATHAPLAASEPPKDPANAVSDQHDGVVQGAEAGSVVVKVHYTYTLALSVPLDTPYHEVKERIAQKLGQPASQLRLRHKQHGSRVLIPLGGEVEPGRTVQEVAEAGRATLWCQTEDPLANRPILYQMVALYDYNAQGTEDLEFSEGDTIDILGEVNEEWLEGHCAGNIGIFPSCFAYSENANITQSPEL
- the LOC116050668 gene encoding NADPH oxidase activator 1-like isoform X2; the protein is MLYTELLRLWDEAVQAVDAKDWHGALSKLEEISEPTSRILFNAASAHLVLGQLALALKALDLAIAKDARLAVGFFQRAAVMMQIDRLEEALSDCIWAQKHMRGNMVIDYRQLGLRFKLYSWQVLYNAAAVYCRMGLWEQAKEVLLTASQERGGSRGGNIEVALDSVLREEVLAPLLVPEDVVFRPRKQDVEQLQQRDFLGKSKVITSMIPNDDFGGFEPLRLQKPGFYEPKVDGAQDSRYMRMRIPYMAQGPGQLTVPGGATVFLFGEEDRDGMATVIYDGQRGLLPISLLEPADVKMFKGKKENRVPSGIPLPPGLKPPTRPDAQHSPAAPPRDTPPPSYATATHAPLAASEPPKDPANAVSDQHDGVVQGAEAGSVVVKVHYTYTLALSVPLDTPYHEVKERIAQKLGQPASQLRLRHKQHGSRVLIPLGGEVEPGRTVQEVAEAGRATLWCQTEDPLANRPILYQMVALYDYNAQGTEDLEFSEGDTIDILGEVNEEWLEGHCAGNIGIFPSCFAYSENANITQSPEL